A single Oncorhynchus tshawytscha isolate Ot180627B linkage group LG01, Otsh_v2.0, whole genome shotgun sequence DNA region contains:
- the LOC112258071 gene encoding zinc finger protein 503, with amino-acid sequence MITSPAFSVLRNSIVIPVWENSYSGEKGAPRINNPFLHLVSPSNPLRQANRIPIKILKMLTARGGHILHPEYLQPLPSTPISPIELDAKKSPLALLAQTCSQIGKPDPPSSSKLSSVTSNGSSDKETKSGPLKMSDIGNEDKSSFKPYSKSSEKNKDSSSSSGSLSGDKASFRVPSATCQPFTPRTGSPSSCHSVSPLPSEGKQGDKEEKNKESDSNKNSTMEGSGSGSHSRISGINGEANQHQETTSGSKVITSDSLTSVSSASSVQLLGSGGLVAPVSPYKPGHTVFPLPPAGMSYPGSLAGAYAGYPQHFLPHGMTLDPTKSSSQLLSAQFAAASQLQCNKAGSPLSRASPPSLMSASLCRDPYCLSYHCASHLSGASSASQCHESSALKSGYPLMYPTHPLHSVHSSPPSFAGHPLYPYGFMLPNDPLPHVCNWVSANGPCDKRFSCSEELLNHLRTHTAFAGTEKLISGYPGSSSLANAAAAAMACHMHMPPNAAPGSPGTLTLRSPHHPLGLSTRYHPYSKSPLPPGASVQMPAATGPYYSPYALYGQRLTTASALGYQ; translated from the exons ATGATCACATCGCCCGCATTTTCTGTCCTGAGAAATAGTATCGTGATTCCGGTGTGGGAGAACAGTTATTCAGGGGAGAAGGGCGCACCGAGAATAAACAATCCATTTCTTCACCTCGTCTCTCCCTCAAACCCTTTACGGCAGGCTAATCGTATACCCATAAAGATTTTGAAAATGCTTACAGCACGTGGAGGACACATTTTGCACCCGGAGTACCTTCAACCTTTGCCATCAACTCCTATCAGTCCCATCGAG CTGGATGCCAAGAAAAGTCCGTTGGCTCTCTTGGCACAGACCTGCTCACAAATCGGCAAACCAGACCCTCCGTCCTCTTCCAAACTCTCATCTGTAACCTCAAATGGATCTAGTGACAAAGAGACCAAATCCGGACCACTAAAAATGAGTGACATTGGAAATGAAGACAAATCTAGCTTCAAACCCTACTCCAAATCATCGGAGAAGAACAAGGACTCCTCGTCCAGCAGTGGTAGTCTGAGTGGAGATAAAGCTAGTTTCCGAGTGCCTAGCGCCACCTGCCAGCCGTTTACCCCCAGGACAGGCAGCCCCAGCTCCTGCCACTCTGTGTCTCCGCTGCCATCTGAGGGTAAGCAGGGAGACAAGGAGGAAAAGAATAAGGAATCTGATAGCAATAAAAACAGTACAATGGAGGGAAGCGGCAGTGGTAGTCACAGCCGGATATCTGGGATTAACGGTGAGGCTAACCAACACCAGGAGACCACCTCTGGATCAAAGGTTATCACATCAGACTCACTCACATCTGTCTCCTCTGCATCATCTGTTCAACTTCTGGGTTCAGGAGGACTCGTAGCGCCAGTCTCCCCCTATAAACCTGGGCACACCGTTTTCCCTCTACCGCCTGCTGGCATGTCCTACCCTGGAAGTTTAGCAGGTGCATACGCAGGCTATCCCCAACACTTTCTCCCTCACGGAATGACTTTAGACCCGACGAAATCTAGCAGTCAACTACTTAGTGCTCAGTTTGCCGCTGCCAGCCAACTTCAGTGTAATAAAGCTGGGAGCCCCTTGTCCAGGGCTTCTCCTCCGTCCCTAATGTCTGCTAGCCTGTGTAGAGACCCGTACTGCCTGAGTTACCACTGCGCAAGCCACTTATCCGGTGCTTCCAGTGCCTCGCAGTGCCATGAGTCCTCGGCTCTGAAGTCAGGATACCCTCTCATGTACCCAACTCACCCTTTGCACAGCGTGCATTCCTCGCCGCCATCCTTTGCTGGACACCCGTTATACCCCTATGGCTTTATGCTCCCAAATGACCCTCTGCCACACGTCTGTAATTGGGTATCGGCTAACGGACCTTGCGACAAACGGTTTTCTTGCTCAGAAGAGCTCCTCAATCACCTAAGGACTCACACTGCTTTTGCGGGGACGGAGAAGTTGATATCAGGATACCCGGGTTCATCATCGCTAGCCAACGCCGCCGCGGCCGCCATGGCTTGCCATATGCACATGCCTCCAAATGCGGCCCCGGGCAGCCCTGGAACGCTCACCCTCAGGAGCCCACATCACCCTTTGGGATTGAGCACGCGCTATCACCCCTATTCAAAGAGCCCCCTGCCCCCCGGCGCTTCGGTTCAGATGCCCGCTGCCACAGGTCCATATTATTCTCCCTATGCCTTGTATGGACAGAGACTCACCACCGCATCGGCGTTAGGATAccagtag